The sequence GGTGTGCTGTGCCGCGCGGCTGGGCGGCACGGGCCGTGGAAGGGCGCCTCGGGCGCCGACCACCGGAGTGTGGTGGAGTCACACGTCACCTTTCTTTCTGCAGCGAATGGGCTCGGTTCCCCCACCGCGGACGGCGGGCGTACTTACACCCGAATTCTGCCCTATGATCACCGCGCGCCCGCGCAGGCACGCGCGGCCAGCCGCGGAATCTAGCCGCGGGCAGCGTAGGGAGCTTGCGCCGGGATGTCCGGCAGCTCCACGGCACCGTCGGCCGGGGCTGATTCCTCCGGGTGGGTCTCTTGGCCAGCTGGCGCTTCCTGCTCAACGTCCTCACCGCGCGGTACACCGTTGTGGAGGTTCGGGCGGGCGTTGAGGTTGCCTGACATGTTGGCCGTTGCATTCGGGTCACTGGAGGCGCGGCCCGGTCGGACTGGTTCACCGTTAACGTCGACGACGGATTCCATCTCCGGGGTCGCTTCGCGCTTTTCCTGAACCTTTCCTTCACCGTCAGCCTCGACGATGCCTGGCTGTACCGGGATACCCATTTTGGCCTCGTGCGCACGGCGGGCAACGTCAGAAGAAGAACGAACATTCTCAAGGTCGCGGTTCAAGGTTTCCAGCTGATTGTTCAAGGTGGACTCGTGAGCCGTTAGTTGCTGAATCTTAAAGGTCTGAGAGGTCGACAGACCCGACAGCCACATCGCTCCCACCACTCCGGTGATGAGCAGCGCGATAGCGATAACAGAGAGTCGCGCAAAAAGACCGTTGTTCTTCGGCTTGTGAACGACGCGGCGACCGCGGTTGCTCACTACTTGTTTAGAACCGAGACGGCTTCCACGCAGACCTTCGCTCTTACGGCGAGGAGGCACCGTGCTGCGGTGCGGAGAGCGGCTCGGCAACGGTGTCGTGCGGCGTCCTCGTTCGAGCAGCGCGGTTCCCTGGCCGGCGTAGTCAGATCCGGTGGTGAAATCGCGGCTGGCGCCCATGGTGGGGATCCTCTCGTGGTGGGGGGATGGGACTGTGCGGTCTCGTAGCGTCATGATTTTCCTCCCGGGTCATGGAAAGAGGGCGTTCCCTCGACTCGCTCGAGAGCCCGTACTCGAACTGAGGCGGCCCGCGAGTTCTCAGCTATCTCGTCCTCGCTGGCCTTCTCAGCACCGCGCGTCACGATGGAATAGTGAGCGGCGGTACCGGGGAGATCCATCGGCAGGCCAGCCGGGGTTGTTGAGGTGCTGAGCTCCTTGAAGGCCTGCTTCACAATGCGATCCTCGAGGGATTGATAGCTCATGAACACCGCACGCCCACCCACGGCGAGTGCATCCGTAATGACCGGGATGACATTCTCGATGGCCTCCAGTTCGCGGTTGACCTCCACGCGAAGTGCTTGGAAGGTGCGTTTAGCTGGGTGACCACCGGTACGACGAGTGGCAGCTGGAATTACTGCGTACAGAAGCTCAACCAAGCGCGCAGACGTAGTAAACGGTTCTTTTTCTCGCTCCTTGAGGACTGCAGAAGCAATCTTTCCGGCGAAGCGCTCGTCACCATATGTTTTGAGTACACGGGCCAAATCCCCGTGGCTGTAGGTGTTTAGAATGTCTGCAGCCGTGATCCCCTGGCTTGGATCCATGCGCATATCCAATGGCGCATCCGTCTTGTACGCAAAGCCACGGTCAACCTGATCCAGCTGCATGGAGGACACCCCCAAATCAAACAGCGCACCGGCCACTCCATGCTCGCGTGCGATGGCAAAAATCTCATGGTCGCCGCGCGCAATTGCACCACCAACGTCATCAAAGCGAGCGTTGACGCCGATGAAGCGGTCCGGAAAGGCGGAGAGGCGCTGTGATGCAGCGCCTAGCGACGCCCCATCCCTGTCCACACCAATAATGCGCACTGAGGGGAACTCATGAAGGAAGTATTCGCTGTGGCCACCCGCACCGAGCGTGCCGTCCACGATGATGGCGTTGTCCCCCAGTGCATCGACGGCAGGCGCCAGCAACTGCGCCATGCGCGCACGCATTACTGGTACGTGTCCGTGGTTTTCTTTTACGTCGTAGGTGATGTTCTCATCCTGTGCCACAGCCCGCTGTCCCCCTCTCTTAAGGCGCCTGAGTTCGCTGTCTGGTTTGGTCGATAAGAATCGAGTGCGTATAGGGCCCTGTCCGAGGAAGGCTTCTGATATCGGGGAAGTACACCAGATCATCCTCCTCGGGCAGAGTCCGTACACGCACTCTCGTTATTCCAGCCTCTACAAAAGGCCAGCTAGCACGTCATCGGCATCTGCCGCCGAATAAGCGTCTTCAGTTTGCGCCTGGTACTCAGCCCATGCAGCTGCGTCCCAGATTTCGAGGAAGTCAACCGAGCCAACAACCACGCATTCCTTGGTGAGGTTTGCGTACTCGCGGTGCCCCGCGGATAGCGTGATACGTCCGTGCCCGTCGGGGCGCTGTTCGTCCGCACTTGCTGCCAAGTTACGAATGAACGCACGCGCGTCCGGGTTGGTGCGTGACACAGCCGCTGCTTTCCGAGCTCGTGCCGCGAACTCCTCTCGCGGGTAGACCGCGAGCGAATGATCCTGCCCTTTGGTGACCATCAGGCCACCGGCCAGCTCTTCACGAAACTTCGCCGGAAGCGTAAGCCGCCCTTTGTCGTCGAGCTTGGGAGTGTAGGTACCGAGAAACATCCCGGGTCCACCTTCCTGTCACTCGAAAACTCCGGATTCCTCTTGCGACAAGAGAGCAATTCTCCTCCGCTATGCCCCACTCTACCCCACTTTCCCCCACCTACCACACCTTAGAAGCGAATTACACGGGCGTGTCTTTCTATAACCCCAGATAAAAGGCATTGTTTTCAGTGGGGGGAATTCCCCGGCACCCCCTTGACAGACTACCCATTGCACCCCATCCACCCCCTCGGTAACACTCACCACTTTGAGAGCTCTATCCCCTTCCCCCACTCGCGAAAGGCTCTTCCTGCACTTTCCGACGCTCTTCTCCCCATCCACCCCCGCGAAAGCGCTCGCCATCCCCAGAGTTCAATGCCAGGTGGGGCAAAGTGGGGAATGTGGGGCAAAGTGGGGGATCTAGGCAAAACAAAAGCGCCGCACCTCTCTGCATGCGATGACAGAAGCCATCGCCGCAAAGTGGTGCGGCGCCTCACCGAGAGAGCTAGCGCATTTAGCGCTCCTCGAAACGGCGACGGAAGTTATCCTCCAAGCGGTTACCCATTCCGCCATTCTTCTTTTTTGATTGCTTAGCGCGCGAAGGATATGCCGCGGCAGACACTAACGAACCCTCCGCGTTGCCACGAAGCATCCACACGCCTGCACCGAACATCACAAGGAAGCCAAGCACGGACAAGGCGATGAACCAGAGCGACTGCTGCGCCAAAGCGATGCCCCCAACCATCATGCATAAACCAACGACGACGAGGGCCACACCGCGGAGAGTAATGGCACCGGCTCCTCCCCCGAAGGAGGAATCACCGGATACAGACGCACCAAAGTCAGGGTCGTTGGCCAGCAACGACTGTTCAATTTCACGCAGCGCTTGCTGTTCTTGCTCAGAAAGGGCCACAGCGTCCTCCGTACTGGGTTGCGGGTAGTTGGGGTCTAATTTTAGGGGGTTACATCTCTACAACGTCAAGAGTAGCGAGATAGTTCCCGCAAAGACAGTTCACCCCTGGCACCCCTTCCCGCAACCTCCAACGCTAAGCCGCAAGACCGCCAAAACCGAGTTCGGATTCTGTTGCATCCACGTAGCGAGCAGCAAGTGCCAAGTACTCATAAACAGCATCCTCACCGGGCACCGGATCCAGTCCCGACGCCACACGGGAACGCACGCGCGAGTAATCCTTAAACTCCGCAGCCCACTGAGCATCCGCAGGGCCAATGAGAGCCACCTGCTCCCAGGCAGACGACGGCAAACGGCGACGACGCGCGACCGTCGATGCTGCCACACGTGCACCCGCAGCGCGCAGGGACGCGCGATACGCCATTTCCAGTGCATCCTCTAGGCGCCCGCGGGCGGCACTCTTGCGGGCATCTGCGAGCAAATCAAGAGCCTGCCCCACAAAACGATCGCGGCGCACACACTGCAGCGCCTCCCGGTTGCGGCTCCGCGCTGCCGCCGTTGCTGAAATTACCTGCGCCATGACCACTCCTCCTTGAACATCTCGCTCGCAAACATCACGCTTGCCTGGTCTGTTGCGGTTCACTGTAGAACCACCTCTGTACATCCATCACCAAGTTTAGCTCACATGTTCGATCATAGCAATGGTTTAAGCACATGACAGTAATGACTTTTCGAACACATAAAGTATAAACAACGTCACTCGTTTTCCGCTTTACTTTCGTGTTCGATGAGGATCTGCTGTTATTAGAACCGTGAGTTATACGCTGCGCCGCTTGAGCCCCCAAGAGTTCGCCATTGCCCTCCCGCAACTGGTGGACATCTACATCGAGGCAATGAATTATTCGCCGGGCTTGCGTGACCAGTCCATCGCCCGCTGGCGGTCCGATGCCATCCGCCCAGGATTCTCCTGCGTGGTAGCAACGACCGAACATGGAATCTCTGGCTTTGCCTACGGCTTCCTAGGTTCTCCTGATACATGGTGGGACCGGCAGCTTCGCCGAGCTCTCATGACCAGGGGTGGCCCTACCCCGGAACAAGAAGACGTGCTGCACAACTACTACGAGCTCGCTGAGATCCATGTCCGCCCAGGGGAACAAGGCCACGGGCTCGGGCACAGCATCCTCGATGCCTTCGCGTGGAACCTTCCAGCTCGCTACATCCTTCTATCCACCCCAGAACATTCGACCGAATCTAACTCGGCTTTCCGCCTCTACCGGAGGATGGGTTTTACTGACTTTCTCCGTCAGC is a genomic window of Corynebacterium singulare containing:
- the rsmH gene encoding 16S rRNA (cytosine(1402)-N(4))-methyltransferase RsmH, translated to MRARMAQLLAPAVDALGDNAIIVDGTLGAGGHSEYFLHEFPSVRIIGVDRDGASLGAASQRLSAFPDRFIGVNARFDDVGGAIARGDHEIFAIAREHGVAGALFDLGVSSMQLDQVDRGFAYKTDAPLDMRMDPSQGITAADILNTYSHGDLARVLKTYGDERFAGKIASAVLKEREKEPFTTSARLVELLYAVIPAATRRTGGHPAKRTFQALRVEVNRELEAIENVIPVITDALAVGGRAVFMSYQSLEDRIVKQAFKELSTSTTPAGLPMDLPGTAAHYSIVTRGAEKASEDEIAENSRAASVRVRALERVEGTPSFHDPGGKS
- a CDS encoding GNAT family N-acetyltransferase, giving the protein MSYTLRRLSPQEFAIALPQLVDIYIEAMNYSPGLRDQSIARWRSDAIRPGFSCVVATTEHGISGFAYGFLGSPDTWWDRQLRRALMTRGGPTPEQEDVLHNYYELAEIHVRPGEQGHGLGHSILDAFAWNLPARYILLSTPEHSTESNSAFRLYRRMGFTDFLRQLYYPADSRPFAILQSSVPLNPVEATQPGA
- the mraZ gene encoding division/cell wall cluster transcriptional repressor MraZ, translating into MFLGTYTPKLDDKGRLTLPAKFREELAGGLMVTKGQDHSLAVYPREEFAARARKAAAVSRTNPDARAFIRNLAASADEQRPDGHGRITLSAGHREYANLTKECVVVGSVDFLEIWDAAAWAEYQAQTEDAYSAADADDVLAGLL
- a CDS encoding DUF3040 domain-containing protein — encoded protein: MALSEQEQQALREIEQSLLANDPDFGASVSGDSSFGGGAGAITLRGVALVVVGLCMMVGGIALAQQSLWFIALSVLGFLVMFGAGVWMLRGNAEGSLVSAAAYPSRAKQSKKKNGGMGNRLEDNFRRRFEER
- a CDS encoding SAV_6107 family HEPN domain-containing protein codes for the protein MAQVISATAAARSRNREALQCVRRDRFVGQALDLLADARKSAARGRLEDALEMAYRASLRAAGARVAASTVARRRRLPSSAWEQVALIGPADAQWAAEFKDYSRVRSRVASGLDPVPGEDAVYEYLALAARYVDATESELGFGGLAA